TGGCGTTGGTCCTGGCGATAGAACAACCGGAGATCAATACTCAAGTGTTCCAGACCAAGAGCGAGATCATCAGAGTTGCTCAGGAGTACTGTGATGCTTCGTACGAACATTCAGAGAAAGGCAATTACTTCACCGCTTGGAGTGGGATGAAAACACTGGTGAACAGGGGATATGTCTACGTGACAGGGAATCCGCATAAATATTGTTTGACAGAAGACGGATAGTGAGTGCTTAGCTAGCCAAGCCAGATTCGCTTGCTGCTGGAGGTCTTAGCTGACGGTACACAGCGAGGTGGCAGTAGCTATCAGAAATCTCCGACCCGAATTCTCTCATATGGAGAAAATGCCTTTTTTGCATACACCTGCGGTCGGCGGCTCAAATACAGCCCTTATCCCGTCGCAACGAGTTCCTGTCACTCATAAGAAGAGTGCGAGCTTGTCATCTGCGGTCTCATCTGAACCAGCGTCACCTCGAAAAGACATGAATGGGAGACGACCAGAGAAGTTTCAGTTCTGGTACATAGGTCAGTTCCTATCCATGGGCTCCGCCGGGAAGTATGCTGACGGAACCGAGATTTCAGACTCCAGCGGAGCCCGGACCTCCGACTTGTCCAATGCAATGATCCGACTAGATCCAGATGATTTCATCAACCTCCGCAAGATCGAATTTCGATACTCCCAGCGAGATCACCCTATCGTATCTCAATTGCGTCTCGTATATGATGACGCAACTGCTAGGATACGAGATGGTTCGAATTTCGCGACATTATACGCTTTCATagtggaagaagctgcTCCACCGATCTGTAGCAAGTTTGACGATGGCGCATCCGGCAAAGAGAACGCTCCCGTTGCCCCTCAAGACGGGCATGTCACCCTCTCCGTACCGTTGAAACagctggatgatgagaaggcAACTGACAATGTCTTGGACGTCTCGAACGAGAGTGACCAGAGAATACACTCGCCCTTTCCTATCGACGCAATTTTGGCTCGCTCCAGTTCAGCTTTATTTTCTCGAACTCAGTCAGCACCGATCACAAATGTCGGTTCACCGACTCCGAAGTTAACTTCCAGCCTCGCAGCAGAAGCTGCTCTACGGCGAGCTGGCCACccatcctcgaccttcgGCCGCTCGCAGTCAGCATTGGTGGATCTGTCTTCTGCGTCGAAGTTAGCACGTCCCGCTCCTCGGTTGTCATCCCACATGCCCTCCCCTATCCTGCCGCCGACTGACGACCATCCCTCGCCTTCGCTGTCCTCTATATCCACCTCAAATGTACCTAATTTCCTGCCCATGGACGCAATCGTGTACCCGCCCGGCTCATATGAGGTTGTCCTCATTGTCGACACCCGCGAGGTGGAGTCCCGATCGAATAGGGACAAAATAGCGGAGAGCTTAGCCGCGAAAGGTATCAAGGTGGAGACACGAGCACTACGTCTGGGCGATATGTGCTGGATCGCAAGAAGGATTGAGGGAGATCTgggaggggaggaggatgagtgTGTGCTGGACTATGTGGccgaaaggaagagattggaCGATCTTTGCAGTTCTATTCGGGACGGCAGATATAATGAACAGTGTGTAAGTGGGGTCTCGTTTGTAACTGAAAAACATAGACGCTGAACATGACTGGCTGGCTGTAGTTCCGACTGTCCAACTCCGGCATCAACCACATCTATTACATCGTTGAAGATTGGCAAGTAGCTGAGCGAATGGAATATCATGGTCTCCAAATTATGACTGCGAAGTCGCAAATACAGGTACACAATCGTTTCTTCCTCAAAGAAACACATAAACTGTCCGAGACTATCGACTTTCTTGCCACCATGACGAATGTTATCAAATCATCGCATCAAGGAAAACCCGTACATGTCATCCCGACTCGCTTCCTCTCAAGATCGACCTATGGACCTCTCCAAGCTCATCTAAAGGAGACTCATCCGCTGCACAAGTTCCATACGAGTTTTGTCGCATACCAAGATTTGAACGACAAATCTGCATCCCAGACCTTGCGCGAGAAGTTTGCAAGGATGTTGTTATGTGTGAAAGGGATGAGTGCGGAAAGAGTCAGCGCGGTCCTGGACGAGTGGGAGACCCCTGTCGAATTGTGGGAGAGCttgaaagagagagataaAGCAGGCGACGGTGCAGAGGTCAATGACGGCGCTGTGTCAgtctcgaagaagaggaagagaggcaAAGAGATGATGTTCGCCGACAGGGTGAAAGGCGAAGGTAGGAGGAAGATAGGGGACGCGTTGAGCAAAGAAGTCAGTAACATGTTGCGGCCCACCcgagcgaggatgatgctgaTAGGATACCCTCATTCCTAGCTTTGGAAAGCGTTCATGGGTGACAAGGGACTCGAGTATCGAGAGTCAGGAGCTGTTTAGTGTTCCCCCAGTGTCTTGGTATAATTTGTAGGTTTTACAAGACTACTCTTGATGCACCGCCCAGTTCAGAAGGACGTCCCGTCCTCATTCAGCCGGCGAATCTCTTGGGCAACTGCGTCGCATAATGTTGGAGTATCTTTCAGACAATTTCCTCCTGAGGTGTGTCGATATGATCTGggaatgaagaggagagaaatCAAACAAGATGAATCAAAGATATCCGACGCTTCTCCAATCAACATTATGCGATGCAATTGGCGTATGCTATGTTTCTGAGTGTCGCCATGTCTCTTTTCTATTTGTCTTCCGTGCTCTCCCGCTTTACACCTTCTCAAACTCCTTCTTTGCCGCCGCCAACTGTCCATCCAGatccttcaccatctcatccacgACTTTCTGCACTTCGTCAGTCCCATTCGCCTTCCTCCCACCCAGAGCTCGGAATCCATCCGTTCGAGCTGTTCGGATCTGTTGTTTTGCTGCTTCGACGGTTTCTGAGAGTGATTTCAAGATCTCCGCGCGCTGTTCGACGGTCGGTCTGTGAAGGATGAATGAATAAAGTATATTGATGCGCGATTATATACTGCACTGAGCGAGAGGGTGGACGACATACCTGACAATGGGAATTTTGAGCGTCGATTCGCTCATCCGTTGAGGTGAGATTCCGGGCAGATTGGCACCGTGTATGGCCGATTCGACGGGCTTGATATACTGCAAAGTGAACGATATGTCAATTATCTTGACCGTCTTTTGGATCTGTCAGCCCATCGGCCCGTATCACGTACACTTGTGTCATACACCTCTACGAACAATGTGTTCCCCTTCACCGTCACCGAGGCCACTGTGTTGAGATGTGACGATCCCGGCATGTCTTGGACATCGACCCGTACAGAATCCAGGAGAGCTACGTCTCAGCAAAATGAGTGACGAGTCCCATACTATCTGATAACGATGTTGACAAAGTCTCACCAGGACTgactctccctctccccctctcgACACCTTCGAAGATCACCGCTCTTGCCCAATGAaccgccttctccatcttcgtctttgccttgcccaccacctcctcgatcaccacctctccctcaccctCCGCATCAGCGCCGCCcgcctcgtcatcgtcatgcGCTCGTATCTTCGCCTTTGCAGATTTCGGTTGTGAtcccttgttcttcttggaCAAGActgacgaagaggtgaaTGATCGGACTATttgtggaggagaggttgaggatgTGATCGCTAGGCGTCGGATGGGTGGGGAAGGGTTGGGGATCGGTcgtgtgagtgatcgaaaGAGTGAACGAGCGATGGTCGGACGCATCCTACTTCCAGGTAGGTGTTGTTGAGATCTGTCTGATACGATATCAACGAGTTGAAAAGGAAGCCTCTTTGAACacaatctcatcatcattgtaCTTTAAGTTAACTTACGCTGCAGTGGATCGACGGAAGGGGTCACGTGAGACTCCCCCGGCAAAAGTCTGGATGAGAAGCGAAATCGTCCGTTTTGATTTGTGATTCAGCGTGTCAACGACAACTATTTCACCTCGCTTCAACTCTTCCCATCATATACTTCATCACTTTGACCAGACACAACCAGCAAGATGGCCAAGTGTGCAGGATgtggagagaaagaagccTCAAGGCTGGAATGTCCCAACTGCAAGAAGTGAGTGTAAGGTCTGTTGCAGGTGGATTTGTGGGCATGTACTGATGTGTTGCGGATCATGTAACAGGTTAGGCATCAACGGGTCTTTCTTCTGTGATCAGGACTGCTTCAAAAGAAACTGTGAGTGGACTGTCACTGCTATAGCATACTGGTTGGTGTGCCTTGCTGAGCGAACGGATTGTCTTCTACGTTGCAGGGGTACGTGCTGTCATGATCTAATCAGGACACAGAGTCTGCTCCTTGCAAGATCTCATTGCTGATCGAAATGCTGGTCTACACAGAACACACACAAGGGTATACACAGTATCGTTCAACTGGCCGCACAAACAGAAGCAGACAGTATGTTCCTTCGTTTTACCCGGCCCTTCGGCCTAGTCTTGAGCTGACCATTCTGCCTCGCAGAGGAATCAACGTTACCGCCCAACATGCGAAGCTACCACTTCACTGGACCCCTCCGCCCCGTCTATCCTCTTTCCCCAAAGCGACAAGTACCAGCACATATCGACCGACCCGATTATGCCGACCATCGTGAGTCACGATCTTTTTCAGCGGATATCAGATAAAGGAACGGTCGAGGATCAGAGATCCAGGCTGACTGTCTTGTTCTGTTCTGCAGCTCAGGGAATTTCAGCATGTGAGGCAGTCAGAGAACGATCGGTGAAGATCTGCAACAAGGAGGAAATCGAGGGTATGCGATTGGTCTGTAGGGTGAGTAGTGACTGTACCTTGAAACCTCCTTCATAAATCCACTTCGAATTGACCAGATCCTCGCTTCGATGACTGACTATGCACCAATTCCCACAGCTATCAAGAGAAGTTCTCGACATTGTGGCCGCCCACACCAGACCCGGAATTACCACCGACGAGCTCGATGCTATCTGTCATCAGGCTTGTATCGAACGAAACGCCTACCCCAGTCCTCTGAACTACGCCAAATTCCCGAAGAGTGTCTGTACCAGTGTGAACGAGGTCATTTGTCATGTGAGTCAGCGGCGCAGCTTGTATGGGGATCTGAACTGATCTTCATTCATAGGGTATCCCAGACCAACGGCCGCTAGGTGAGTTTGCGTGGAGTGTGTTTCACATGGGGATTCTGACCAGGACGCAGTCGAGGGCGATATCATCAATCTGGACGTCACATTATGTGAGTTGCAATCTGTGACATCATATGACTGGTTGATGCTGACTGATCCGCGCAGACCACGGAGGTCAGCAAATAtgtctcttcatccttcaCTTCCCGCTAACTTCTCTCAGGTTTCCACGGCGATCTCAACGCGACTTATCCTGTTGGCAAAGTCGACCAGGAATCTCTTGATTTGATAGCTACCACCAAAAAATCAATGGAGGAAGCAATCGCCATATGCAAACCCGGTGTGCCGTATCGTGAGATCGGAAacaagatcgaggagattgTGAAGCCAAAGGGTTACAGTATTGTCAGGCGATATACGGGTCACGGTATCCATCATCTTGTAAGCTTTCTGTTGTTTATCTTCCAGTCCGGTCTAAGCTGACTCGCGTCGCGCAGTTCCACTGTCAACCGAACATTGTTCACTATGGTGGATCAAAAACTCCCGGCAAAATGGAGGTCGGCCAGATCTTCACAATTGAGCCGATGATCAATCTCGGTACTTCCAATCTGGGTGAGCCTTCCCGTGCCTATGTGCTGGGTAACGTCACACGCTGACAGCGTTATAGATCACTGGAGAGACGACTGGACAGCTGTCACTATGGACGGCAGAAGATCAGCTCAATTTGAGGAGACTATATTGTACGTCGCAACACATCATTTGACTGCATTGCTCAACTGATAGTCTTCGTGGCGAAGGATTACGGAAAACGGAGCGGAGATCCTCACACGTCTGCCTCCCACAAcatcatccagctcaaaaaagaagaagaagaagtccaAGGCCAATGGAACGAGTACGTCGACTCCGTCAGGTGATGCCTCACCCGATGGAGTTGCTACACCTACTTCGGAGGTTGCAGCGGGTGTGAACGGGTTGGCAGTGGATGGCGATTAGTCCCGGGAAGTCGACGAACCAATCAATCAAGTGGGCCGCTTTCAAGCGGCAATTTTGCAGTAGGACGCAAGTACAGTGCATGTATGCATATTATCCATTGTACCGTCCGTAGTATACATT
The Kwoniella newhampshirensis strain CBS 13917 chromosome 1, whole genome shotgun sequence DNA segment above includes these coding regions:
- a CDS encoding methionine aminopeptidase, type I; translation: MAKCAGCGEKEASRLECPNCKKLGINGSFFCDQDCFKRNCEWTVTAIAYWLNTHKGIHSIVQLAAQTEADKESTLPPNMRSYHFTGPLRPVYPLSPKRQVPAHIDRPDYADHPQGISACEAVRERSVKICNKEEIEGMRLVCRLSREVLDIVAAHTRPGITTDELDAICHQACIERNAYPSPLNYAKFPKSVCTSVNEVICHGIPDQRPLVEGDIINLDVTLCFHGDLNATYPVGKVDQESLDLIATTKKSMEEAIAICKPGVPYREIGNKIEEIVKPKGYSIVRRYTGHGIHHLFHCQPNIVHYGGSKTPGKMEVGQIFTIEPMINLGTSNLDHWRDDWTAVTMDGRRSAQFEETILITENGAEILTRLPPTTSSSSKKKKKKSKANGTSTSTPSGDASPDGVATPTSEVAAGVNGLAVDGD